The following are encoded together in the Leptospiraceae bacterium genome:
- a CDS encoding hemolysin III family protein, which produces MYKGEKINSISHLVGASLSLIAWGVLIGFSSYTRDPWKIASATVYGFSLFFLYLNSTLYHSFKKETTAKKVFQRFDHISIYYLIAGTYTPYTLVVLREEGLGWLIFSIVWTIAIVGTVFKSIWGGDKFNSISTLFYVLAGWAILIDIKTVYIKL; this is translated from the coding sequence ATGTATAAAGGAGAAAAGATAAATTCCATCTCCCATTTAGTCGGGGCTTCCCTTAGCTTAATCGCTTGGGGAGTTCTCATTGGATTTTCGAGCTACACAAGAGACCCATGGAAAATCGCTTCGGCGACAGTATATGGATTCTCGCTATTCTTTTTATATCTGAATTCCACACTCTACCATAGTTTCAAAAAAGAAACGACAGCAAAAAAAGTTTTCCAAAGATTCGATCATATTTCCATTTACTATTTAATTGCAGGGACTTACACGCCTTATACGCTAGTAGTCCTGCGAGAAGAAGGATTGGGTTGGTTGATTTTTTCTATCGTTTGGACAATTGCAATTGTCGGAACTGTATTTAAAAGCATCTGGGGCGGAGACAAATTCAATTCTATCTCTACTCTTTTTTATGTTCTTGCAGGTTGGGCTATCCTAATCGACATAAAGACGGTTTACATCAAGTTG